The genomic stretch CCCCTGGGTTCCCTTTCACTGGGGTACCTGGGCAGAAGATCGACTGTGACCACAGCACGCTGGCCTACCTGGAACTGTTTCTGAGCGATGAGGTCATCTGGATGATCGTAGAGGATGCCAATCGCTATGCAGCACAGCAGCCGGGTGCTCCTCAAAGCAGGTTCTCcaggagcaggaagtgggaacctgtCACCAGCGACGATATCTGGGTATTCCTGGGCCTCATTATCCTCCAGGTAGTGGTGGGgaagccgctgcagaagtggtactggaccactaacAAGATCCTCGCCACACCGTTCTTTGGTACTGTGATGCCAGAGTACTGCTACAGCCTCATCATGAAGTACCTGCACTTCGGGAACAATGAGGATTTTGATGAGGTCACCCATCCTGCTCCCAAGCTGAAGAAAATATGGGACATCTACCAGCTCATTGTTGGCAATTTCCGGAGTGCCTACATACCAGAAAGAGACATCTCCGTGGATGAGAGTCTCATGGCATACAAGGGTAGACTCAGCTGGGTGCAGTTCATTGCATCGAAAAGGATGCGCTTTGGAGTGAAGTCTTTCATGCTCTGTGAGTCCCAGTCCGGATACATCTGGAACTCTGTTGTGTACACAGGTAAAGGCACCAAATTTGCACCGCACTATAGTGAGTTTGGGTGTGCTACCTCCTCTGTGCTTACGCTTATCGAGCCATtactggatcaggggtactgTCTTACTACGGACAGTTTTTATACCTCCCCAGAACTGTACAAGCACCTGATCCAGCACAAGACTGATGCATATGGCACGGTGAGGCCTAACCGATGCCATATGCCACCGGCCTTAtctgccaggaagctgaagaAAGGAGAGGTTGTTGCCTGGCAGAAGGGGAAAAACAAGGCTCTGCGGTGGAAGGAAAAACGAGACGTGTGCATCCTCAGCACTGTGCACAATGCTGAAACTGTGCGCACCACTACCAGAGGTAAACAGGAGGTGGACAAGCCCAAAGCAGTCGTGAACTACAACCACACCATGGaaggtgtggacagggctgatgcgGCCATGACTTTTTACCTGGCTGAccgcaaacagcagcggaaatattataaaaaGATTTTCCGCCACCTACTGGAACAGTGCCTGTGGAACGCGTTTGTACTTTACAAAAAACACAGTGAAAGGCCTATACCACACCATGACTTTGTGTGGCAAATGTGTGAAGCCATTTGCGCAAAGCATCCCCCACCGGAGTCAGCTAGACCGGGGCGCAGAGCGTCCTATGTCGTGAACTTTCTGGACGCCACTTTGTGGAATATTTGCCAGCGACCGCACACAAGGAACAACCCACAAGAAGGTGTGTggtctgctgctccaaaaaaggcCCTGATGGGAAAAAAATCTAAAAGGAGACCTGTACTTATTGCCCGGACTGTGATGTGGCACTTTGTGTAATCCCTTCTTTCAAGGGGTATCACACAAAGCaggtgttttggggtaaacccctatactgtatttttttttctgcctccatatatttatttctgcattttctgcatatttctgcatttattaaaaatgcaagatATTTCTGTTTGTGattaataaattttattttattttttgacaagaatttgtgtttgacacttttattatactcataaTGTATACTGAACTGttgcttggctcattttggtaagttacaggaaaaaggttatgaaaattaattgaaccactttttgcacagaaatcctgtggaaatttaacgccagggaggttaatagaaaaTTGAGAAATATAGTGATTCTGCTTTATTTGTATGATTGTGTGTACCACACTGaatataaaaacagaaaaaaaggaaagaagagGGTTATCAAGGAAGATcagaaagaaaaataaaggtaAGCATGTTGCAAGCAAAGTCTGTTATACCATCTCCAAGCAGTTTCATGTTCCTATGACAACAGTTGCAAACCTTATCAAGGTGTCTATGCTCCATTGAACTATAGCCAAACTGTGGATGTAAACGCAAAAGGAAAGGTGTTGGGTCAGCTCATGTTCCAGTACAATGAAGGTATATACCGTATGTACAGGCAGAAAGAAGCACTAGGAATACTGAGGGGCACTTGTACTTCAATCTATTCTGGGATGTGAAGCCGCACTGACAATGATTTCAGGTAATGAGGAACACTACTAGATAAATGTGAGCAAGCGTAAAGAATCATGTTGTTATTCTCTAATGGAGTGGAAGTTATTTATACTGTCATCTACGTTGAATGTCCATTTCATTAATTTGCGGCATATATGTTATATGTAGTCATTAGGACATTAAAGCTACTTATGGATAGAAAATTGGTAAGTGTGGGATAATTACATGTTATCAGGAGTTACCAGGTTCATACTGCTACAGTGCACAGCTTTACTATCTGAATATATTCACCAACCCCCACATTTCATGCATCTTAGGAATAAATGAGGGAACGGTAGGCTAGAGGAAACATTGAGTagtaaagtaactatgtaacaataaagaaaaatgtacagtaacttaaagaggacctttaccaaggattgaacttcattccattcagtagctgataccctctttccacgggaaatctttaccttttctcaaatagatcatcaggaggagTCTGTCactctgtacggctgatattgtggcgcaACCCATCTCACAGTgtggtgtgatgtcatgaccatggtcctgacagtttgctgtctttgaaccttgttgcattgtgggataaaatgtttttttccaactgccacgcaAGCAATATCTGCCtctttgcatagaactctcagtaacgaatattccacacagatcacctggcagaactaaagatatcgccacctgtgataattttcagaatgtaaatcagggaaaggaaagattttacattggacaaacactgactaaatcatctataaattaacctcctgagcgttacgccgctcaggag from Hyperolius riggenbachi isolate aHypRig1 chromosome 2, aHypRig1.pri, whole genome shotgun sequence encodes the following:
- the LOC137544849 gene encoding piggyBac transposable element-derived protein 4-like, translating into MASSSRRHLSNKTLLEVFEDSDSDSDVEYLAESTDSDVPGDLSSESKTSSDRESDDERWVGGAHTWCELESVTQAPPPGFPFTGVPGQKIDCDHSTLAYLELFLSDEVIWMIVEDANRYAAQQPGAPQSRFSRSRKWEPVTSDDIWVFLGLIILQVVVGKPLQKWYWTTNKILATPFFGTVMPEYCYSLIMKYLHFGNNEDFDEVTHPAPKLKKIWDIYQLIVGNFRSAYIPERDISVDESLMAYKGRLSWVQFIASKRMRFGVKSFMLCESQSGYIWNSVVYTGKGTKFAPHYSEFGCATSSVLTLIEPLLDQGYCLTTDSFYTSPELYKHLIQHKTDAYGTVRPNRCHMPPALSARKLKKGEVVAWQKGKNKALRWKEKRDVCILSTVHNAETVRTTTRGKQEVDKPKAVVNYNHTMEGVDRADAAMTFYLADRKQQRKYYKKIFRHLLEQCLWNAFVLYKKHSERPIPHHDFVWQMCEAICAKHPPPESARPGRRASYVVNFLDATLWNICQRPHTRNNPQEGVWSAAPKKALMGKKSKRRPVLIARTVMWHFV